The following proteins are co-located in the uncultured Draconibacterium sp. genome:
- a CDS encoding deoxyribodipyrimidine photo-lyase, translating to MKTTINIFWFRRDLRLIDNHGLFKALQSGVPVLPVFIFDTAILNKLNVKTDSRVTFIYQQIVELKTQLEKLGSSLQVFYSTPEQAFQKLLEDYDIDSVFSNKDYEPYGIDRDKKVGALLQKSGIRFQSFNDHVVFEPNTIVKDNGEPYTVYTPYSKKWLAAYEKRLDVAYPSQDFQEKFLQTVVLGMPTLKDIGFLESDLEVPALRIDQKLIEDYEKYRDIPSLHGTSRLGIHLRFGTVSIRELTKIASRLSITFLKELIWRNFFIDILWHFPEVENSSFKPRYDFIEWRNNEAEFDLWCKGETGFPMVDAGMRELNATGFMHNRVRMVVASFLTKHLLIDWRWGEAYFAEKLLDYELASNNGNWQWAAGCGCDAAPYFRVFNPEAQQKKFDSKSEYLLKWIPELGTSAYPKPITDHKMARERALSTYRKALK from the coding sequence ATGAAAACTACAATTAATATTTTTTGGTTTCGCCGCGATTTGCGTTTAATTGACAATCATGGTTTGTTTAAAGCGCTTCAATCAGGAGTGCCGGTATTGCCTGTATTTATTTTCGATACGGCAATATTGAATAAACTGAATGTAAAAACAGATAGCAGAGTAACATTTATCTATCAACAAATTGTTGAACTGAAAACACAACTGGAGAAACTGGGATCTTCCTTACAAGTTTTTTACTCGACTCCGGAACAGGCTTTTCAAAAGCTTTTGGAGGACTACGATATCGATTCTGTTTTTTCTAACAAAGATTATGAGCCTTACGGAATAGACCGGGACAAAAAGGTTGGCGCACTTTTGCAAAAATCAGGAATTCGTTTTCAGAGTTTTAACGACCATGTTGTTTTTGAGCCAAATACGATTGTAAAAGACAATGGCGAGCCTTATACTGTATATACGCCTTACTCAAAAAAATGGCTGGCAGCCTATGAAAAAAGGTTGGATGTAGCTTATCCTTCGCAAGATTTTCAGGAAAAGTTTTTGCAAACAGTAGTTTTGGGAATGCCTACACTAAAGGATATTGGCTTTTTGGAATCGGATTTAGAGGTGCCGGCATTAAGGATTGACCAAAAGCTGATTGAAGACTATGAGAAATACAGAGACATTCCTTCGCTGCATGGAACATCCAGACTTGGTATTCATCTTCGTTTTGGTACAGTTAGTATTCGCGAACTCACAAAAATAGCCAGCCGCTTGTCGATTACATTTTTAAAAGAACTTATCTGGCGAAATTTTTTTATCGATATTTTATGGCATTTCCCGGAAGTTGAGAATAGTTCGTTTAAACCCCGGTATGATTTTATTGAATGGCGTAATAACGAAGCTGAATTTGATCTTTGGTGCAAGGGTGAAACAGGTTTTCCGATGGTTGATGCAGGAATGCGCGAACTGAATGCGACCGGTTTTATGCACAATAGGGTAAGAATGGTTGTTGCCAGTTTTTTAACCAAACATTTATTGATTGACTGGCGTTGGGGAGAAGCTTATTTTGCAGAAAAGTTACTTGATTATGAGCTGGCTTCGAACAATGGTAACTGGCAATGGGCAGCGGGTTGTGGATGCGATGCTGCTCCGTATTTCAGGGTATTTAATCCCGAAGCACAACAAAAAAAGTTCGATTCGAAAAGTGAATATCTTTTAAAATGGATTCCCGAACTGGGGACTAGTGCCTATCCCAAACCCATTACAGATCATAAAATGGCACGCGAACGGGCACTTTCTACTTATAGAAAGGCACTAAAATAA
- a CDS encoding response regulator transcription factor — protein sequence MNSILIADDHPLIVKSIFSLIREVFPKVTIYTASNWKEVQLTFIEKIDVFILDLEMPCGDAADTIEHINCKFPKAKVLILTSHTQSWVFQGLSELKIDAFVSKLSEPSEIIEALVQLNKNQLFMCTEFKRVYSYIKKEITGFEQLTKREKEVLTLILDAKSTKEIALDLSVSENTIETHRKNLFLKYEVKNVVGLVNKAMGYGNLKRVF from the coding sequence ATGAATAGCATTTTAATAGCAGATGACCATCCGTTAATTGTAAAGTCAATATTCAGTTTAATTCGAGAAGTTTTTCCTAAAGTAACCATTTACACTGCTTCCAATTGGAAAGAAGTGCAATTGACCTTTATCGAAAAAATTGATGTTTTTATTCTTGATTTGGAAATGCCATGTGGCGATGCTGCAGATACAATTGAACATATTAATTGCAAATTCCCAAAGGCAAAAGTTCTGATATTAACTTCACATACGCAATCATGGGTTTTTCAGGGTTTGAGTGAGCTCAAAATTGATGCATTTGTTTCAAAACTATCTGAACCATCTGAAATTATTGAGGCTTTGGTTCAACTGAACAAGAATCAGTTGTTTATGTGCACAGAGTTTAAACGTGTTTATTCGTATATCAAAAAGGAAATTACGGGTTTCGAACAATTAACGAAACGCGAAAAGGAAGTTTTAACTCTTATTCTTGATGCGAAATCAACCAAAGAAATTGCATTAGATTTATCTGTTTCTGAAAATACAATTGAAACGCACCGAAAGAATTTGTTTCTTAAATATGAGGTTAAAAATGTGGTTGGCTTAGTAAATAAAGCCATGGGGTACGGAAATTTAAAACGAGTGTTTTAA
- the nusB gene encoding transcription antitermination factor NusB, with the protein MISRRIIRTKVLQVLYAYYSSDEKSINNTEKELFFCIHKAYDLYHYLFSLVIEIADYAENRIEIKRNKHQPTFEELHPNTKFITNQVIRQLRFNKQLSVYQEQKKLSWKEHPELVKELYLLMIESESYKAYMDDDTRSYLDDRKFIEKLFTKTILVSEDLYIALEEMSIYWNDDVEFVISMITKTLKRFNELSGSDQSLMPLFKDEEDRDFTKNLIRKSILNHKELRDLIQVHSKNWDMERIAFMDILIMQLAITEFLYFPTIPTKVSLNEYIELSKFYSTEKSRNFINGILDKTLKDLKQSDQVNKEGRGLIGE; encoded by the coding sequence ATGATTAGCAGAAGGATTATCCGTACAAAGGTGTTGCAAGTTTTATACGCCTATTACTCTTCAGACGAGAAGTCTATTAATAACACCGAAAAAGAACTCTTTTTCTGCATCCACAAAGCATACGACCTGTATCATTACCTGTTTTCGCTGGTAATTGAAATTGCTGATTATGCCGAAAACAGGATCGAAATTAAAAGGAACAAACATCAACCTACTTTCGAAGAATTACATCCGAATACCAAGTTTATTACCAACCAGGTAATTCGCCAACTCCGTTTTAATAAGCAGTTAAGTGTATATCAGGAACAAAAAAAATTAAGTTGGAAAGAACATCCTGAACTTGTTAAAGAGTTGTACCTTTTGATGATCGAATCGGAATCGTACAAAGCTTACATGGATGATGATACCCGTTCGTATCTTGATGATCGTAAATTTATTGAAAAACTATTTACCAAAACAATACTGGTTTCTGAAGATTTATATATTGCCCTGGAAGAAATGAGTATCTACTGGAACGACGATGTTGAATTTGTGATTTCTATGATTACCAAAACCTTAAAACGTTTCAACGAATTGTCTGGCTCAGATCAAAGTCTGATGCCCTTGTTTAAAGACGAGGAGGACCGAGATTTTACCAAAAATCTGATTCGTAAATCAATTCTGAACCACAAGGAACTGCGCGATTTAATTCAGGTACATTCCAAAAACTGGGACATGGAGCGAATTGCGTTTATGGATATTCTAATCATGCAGCTTGCAATTACCGAATTTCTGTATTTCCCAACCATCCCAACCAAAGTTTCGCTTAACGAATACATCGAACTATCGAAGTTTTACAGCACCGAAAAAAGCCGGAATTTTATAAATGGGATTCTGGACAAAACGCTAAAAGACCTGAAACAATCCGATCAGGTGAATAAAGAAGGTCGTGGTTTAATTGGAGAATAA
- a CDS encoding rhomboid family intramembrane serine protease, with product MSLFKYYPSNPKKLDPEMEKRIFIHSLLFSLVFVLAFWIVEIIEQTTDLSFVKFGVYPRHINGLQGVLFSPFIHSNFNHLISNSLPFFILLFMLVYFYRRISYRIFFQMYFWAGICVWLVGREAWHIGASGVVYAMAAFHFVSGIIRNDVRLLTLSTVVVFLYGGMIWGMFPINPDISWEGHLWGAVSGVVLAFYYRKYLIRREKFDWETEEEEEEESHSNQSQLPVEEQEEEESHSNQLLSPFSEQSQKGSELQNEFPKENESRTDLF from the coding sequence ATGAGCCTGTTTAAATACTATCCAAGCAATCCAAAAAAACTTGATCCGGAAATGGAGAAGCGGATTTTTATCCACAGCCTTCTGTTTTCGCTTGTTTTTGTGCTTGCGTTTTGGATAGTTGAAATTATTGAGCAAACAACTGATTTAAGTTTTGTGAAATTTGGCGTTTATCCACGTCATATAAATGGTTTACAGGGTGTTCTCTTTTCTCCATTTATCCACTCCAACTTTAACCACCTGATTTCCAATTCGCTTCCGTTTTTTATTTTGCTCTTTATGCTCGTATATTTTTACCGGCGTATTTCGTACCGTATATTTTTTCAGATGTATTTTTGGGCCGGCATTTGTGTTTGGCTGGTTGGACGAGAAGCCTGGCACATAGGAGCCAGCGGTGTAGTTTATGCCATGGCCGCTTTTCATTTTGTAAGCGGAATAATTCGAAATGATGTGCGCTTGCTCACTCTATCCACAGTTGTTGTTTTTCTTTATGGCGGCATGATATGGGGAATGTTTCCAATAAATCCGGACATTTCGTGGGAAGGACATTTGTGGGGAGCTGTTTCGGGAGTGGTACTCGCATTTTATTATCGAAAGTACCTCATCCGCCGCGAGAAATTCGATTGGGAAACTGAAGAAGAGGAGGAGGAAGAAAGTCACAGTAATCAGTCGCAGTTACCGGTTGAAGAACAAGAAGAGGAAGAAAGTCACAGTAATCAGTTGCTGTCGCCGTTTTCAGAACAATCACAAAAGGGTTCTGAATTACAGAATGAATTTCCAAAAGAAAACGAAAGCAGAACTGATCTGTTTTAA
- a CDS encoding low specificity L-threonine aldolase, producing MTTIKKGFASDNNSGVHPSVLKSMEAANIGHVVGYGDDKYTQKAISLFKEKFGQNTEVFFVFNGTGANVLSLSTVTQSFNSIICAETAHIQEDECGAPEKFTGCKLLPIEPENGKISPDSIRPHLKGFDFEHHSQPKVISISQVTEMGTVYRPEEIKALADLAHSNNMFLHMDGARIANAAVALNMDFREFTLDCGVDILSFGGTKNGMMMGEAVLFFNPELTGMTKYIRKQSMQLYSKMRFVGAQFLAYFENDLWKEAAGHANKMAQLLKTEVEKIPEIQITQPVVANGVFAVVPRKIIEPLQKRFFFYIWDDLKPEVRWMTSFDTTEEEILEFVISIKELLS from the coding sequence ATGACAACAATTAAAAAAGGGTTTGCCAGCGACAACAACTCAGGAGTGCACCCATCTGTTCTTAAATCAATGGAAGCCGCCAATATAGGGCATGTTGTAGGATACGGAGACGACAAATACACGCAAAAAGCCATTTCGCTGTTTAAAGAAAAGTTTGGACAGAACACCGAGGTGTTTTTTGTTTTTAACGGCACCGGAGCCAATGTACTTAGTTTATCGACGGTTACACAAAGTTTTAATTCGATAATCTGTGCCGAAACAGCTCACATTCAGGAAGACGAGTGTGGAGCGCCTGAGAAATTTACAGGATGTAAGCTTTTACCAATAGAACCTGAAAATGGAAAAATATCACCAGATTCAATTCGCCCGCACTTAAAAGGATTTGATTTCGAACATCACTCGCAGCCAAAAGTTATTTCTATTTCGCAGGTAACCGAAATGGGCACCGTTTACCGGCCCGAAGAAATAAAGGCACTTGCCGACTTGGCTCACAGTAACAATATGTTTTTACACATGGATGGCGCCCGAATTGCCAATGCTGCAGTTGCTCTCAACATGGATTTCCGTGAATTTACCCTTGACTGCGGAGTTGATATTCTTTCGTTTGGTGGAACAAAAAACGGAATGATGATGGGTGAAGCAGTTCTGTTTTTTAATCCGGAGCTTACCGGAATGACGAAATACATACGTAAACAAAGTATGCAGCTGTACTCAAAAATGCGTTTTGTGGGTGCCCAGTTTTTGGCCTATTTCGAAAACGATTTATGGAAAGAAGCGGCAGGGCACGCCAATAAAATGGCACAACTTTTAAAAACTGAAGTTGAAAAAATACCTGAGATACAAATTACACAACCGGTAGTCGCTAACGGGGTTTTTGCTGTGGTTCCCCGAAAAATTATAGAGCCTTTGCAGAAACGTTTCTTCTTTTACATTTGGGACGATTTAAAACCCGAAGTGCGCTGGATGACTTCGTTTGACACAACTGAAGAAGAAATTTTGGAATTTGTAATATCAATAAAGGAACTACTATCTTAA
- a CDS encoding GPP34 family phosphoprotein, translated as MENTIPLSQKLYLLGVHPEKGGIVSSSYSAMNFLLSGAMLLELFKNGNIKFKDKRVVLIHTKTNNATHKFLLDKISAAKSPRRISSWINRFNMSNKKIREGVQKELSEKRIIRMQAKQFLFFKWESPAILNKSLVYHLIDNVKEQIFRGTSVEEELILLSFIRPGKLLYRLYPDRQKRHEADKKLKNLLVDNPVSKSVEEAIQAAQVVAASIAVNTAVSATH; from the coding sequence ATGGAAAATACAATTCCTTTGTCGCAGAAACTTTATTTGTTGGGTGTTCATCCTGAAAAGGGAGGAATAGTATCGTCGTCGTATTCGGCAATGAATTTTTTATTGTCTGGTGCCATGTTACTTGAGCTCTTCAAAAACGGAAATATTAAATTTAAAGACAAACGGGTAGTTCTCATTCATACAAAAACGAACAATGCTACGCATAAGTTTTTGCTCGATAAAATAAGTGCTGCCAAATCGCCCCGGCGAATTTCATCCTGGATTAATCGCTTTAATATGTCGAATAAAAAAATCAGGGAAGGAGTACAAAAAGAATTAAGTGAAAAGCGGATTATTCGGATGCAAGCCAAACAGTTTTTATTTTTTAAATGGGAATCGCCTGCAATTCTGAATAAATCGCTTGTTTATCATTTGATAGATAATGTTAAGGAACAAATTTTTAGAGGTACTTCGGTTGAAGAGGAATTGATATTATTATCGTTTATACGACCTGGAAAATTGCTTTACCGTTTGTATCCCGACCGGCAAAAACGACATGAAGCCGATAAAAAACTGAAAAATCTTTTGGTTGACAATCCGGTGTCAAAATCAGTAGAAGAAGCCATTCAGGCAGCTCAGGTTGTTGCTGCTTCTATTGCTGTAAATACAGCTGTATCGGCAACACATTAA
- a CDS encoding ATP-binding protein has translation MRIYPPFTIVLVVLFLSVKCYSTQKKEQQINIDSLKIETELTRAYEIRYQPDSFFQISQNAFQLSLELENAHLKFKSKLLIALSYLYQNKLEESEKAFDKLAIELKEIKNEQIVIDYYLYYAWFISFKGMVDESIKISHENIKRSEKNGNYKLNLIYDFLSSVEFNAGYYETSLQNKLKARDYTAPSDKKTLMGIDSKIGMLYLDIGITYNAIHYYQSSLKFSKEINVAYIDAYYGLGMCYFSEKEFEKAYSNFKKAVSIAKSKNILTNYYIPINSYLHYWKCSTLLNKPYHKELGDDFILKTKHLLQNERNPSTEILQAEIYIYYNQPDKAEKIMMQNLSSIENLDASSLTADYYYWLAQATEKQKKYKISLNYYQHYKALDDSLKNSRILNKIALLQEQFEATKKEAEIAKLNSQVETEKLNSEISQSRFRNSLIITLSIFIILMVTGLYFRNRQKMKVVSLQAEKESKDHEIQRILEQSKSSILNSNLQGQEKERTRLAKELHDDLGSRLTALSYFVASKKGIFKDDDELLLKTELKGIQKYVRNISHQLAKPQYSKIDLPRLIQEQKYWSNNEKIDFNFVFDPEINWEKVPDQDQNEMYRIVQEAISNALKHSNANNITIETIHSVNKITIHISDNGIGMHDKSGFGLKNMKERAEMIGGNLKIKSRKKSGTQISLLYRITA, from the coding sequence ATGAGAATTTACCCTCCATTTACAATCGTGTTAGTCGTACTTTTTCTTTCAGTTAAATGTTATTCTACTCAAAAAAAAGAACAACAAATAAATATTGACAGTCTGAAAATTGAAACAGAACTAACAAGAGCCTATGAAATAAGATACCAGCCTGACAGTTTTTTTCAGATTTCTCAAAATGCATTTCAGCTATCACTTGAACTAGAGAATGCCCATCTTAAATTTAAATCAAAACTACTTATTGCCCTTTCTTATTTATATCAAAATAAGTTGGAGGAGAGCGAAAAAGCTTTTGATAAGCTTGCCATTGAATTGAAAGAGATAAAAAACGAACAAATTGTAATTGATTATTATCTATATTATGCGTGGTTTATAAGTTTTAAAGGAATGGTTGATGAATCGATCAAAATTTCTCACGAAAACATTAAAAGAAGCGAGAAAAATGGAAATTATAAACTCAACCTTATCTATGATTTTCTTAGTAGTGTAGAATTTAATGCGGGATATTATGAAACATCGCTACAAAACAAATTAAAAGCCAGAGATTATACTGCTCCTTCTGACAAAAAAACCTTAATGGGAATAGACTCAAAAATTGGTATGTTATACTTAGATATTGGTATAACTTACAATGCTATTCACTATTACCAATCATCGCTAAAATTTTCGAAAGAAATCAACGTGGCTTATATTGATGCATATTACGGGCTTGGAATGTGTTATTTTAGTGAAAAAGAGTTTGAAAAAGCCTATTCTAATTTTAAGAAAGCAGTCTCTATTGCTAAATCAAAAAATATATTAACCAACTACTATATTCCAATTAACAGCTATTTACATTACTGGAAATGCAGTACATTACTTAATAAACCCTACCATAAAGAACTGGGAGATGATTTTATATTAAAAACCAAACATTTATTACAAAACGAAAGAAATCCCTCAACAGAAATCCTCCAAGCTGAAATCTACATTTATTACAACCAGCCAGACAAAGCGGAAAAAATAATGATGCAAAATTTAAGCTCTATTGAAAATCTGGATGCGTCATCATTAACAGCAGATTATTATTATTGGTTGGCGCAGGCGACAGAAAAACAAAAAAAATACAAAATATCACTTAACTATTACCAACACTATAAAGCACTGGATGACTCATTAAAAAACTCAAGAATACTCAACAAAATTGCACTATTGCAGGAGCAATTTGAAGCGACAAAAAAAGAAGCTGAAATAGCAAAATTAAACAGCCAGGTTGAAACAGAAAAACTCAATTCTGAAATTTCACAATCGCGATTCAGAAATAGTTTGATAATTACACTTTCTATTTTTATAATATTAATGGTTACCGGATTATATTTCCGCAACAGACAAAAAATGAAGGTTGTTAGCTTACAAGCTGAAAAAGAAAGCAAAGATCATGAAATTCAACGTATATTAGAACAAAGCAAAAGCAGCATTTTAAACTCAAACCTACAGGGTCAGGAAAAAGAACGAACGCGCCTGGCGAAAGAACTACACGACGATTTGGGAAGCAGGCTAACGGCCCTGAGTTATTTTGTTGCTTCGAAAAAAGGGATTTTTAAGGATGATGACGAGCTATTGTTAAAAACAGAGTTGAAAGGTATACAAAAATATGTTCGCAATATTTCTCATCAACTGGCAAAACCTCAGTATTCAAAAATTGATTTACCCAGACTAATTCAAGAACAAAAATATTGGTCAAACAATGAAAAAATTGACTTCAATTTTGTTTTCGATCCAGAAATCAACTGGGAAAAGGTACCCGATCAAGATCAAAATGAAATGTATCGAATTGTGCAAGAAGCAATTAGCAACGCGCTAAAACACTCTAACGCAAATAATATTACGATAGAAACAATACATTCCGTTAATAAAATTACTATTCACATTTCAGATAACGGAATTGGGATGCACGATAAAAGTGGTTTTGGATTAAAAAACATGAAAGAACGGGCTGAAATGATTGGAGGTAATCTGAAGATTAAGTCGCGAAAAAAAAGTGGTACACAAATTTCGCTATTGTACAGAATTACGGCTTAA
- a CDS encoding NUDIX hydrolase, producing MILKSISVDCVIFGFQNNKINVLLWQADPGLLEKFLTTTQEYEESKEIFEKNPALKSDQYWGLIGTHLPTDEDLDDYAKKILQVATGLKDIFLKQFQTFGSKDRVPHYRVLTVAYYALINPEYHNLELSSIAKSVKWFEIDKLPELIFDSKEIIHRALKKLREEVQYHPLGFHLLPDKFTLTQLQTLYEVILGKSLDTRNFRKKIQNMDLLIDTNEKQTNVAHRAAKLYSFDVEIYNHLKEEGLNFRI from the coding sequence ATGATACTAAAGAGCATTTCGGTCGATTGTGTGATTTTTGGTTTTCAGAACAACAAAATAAATGTTTTACTCTGGCAGGCTGATCCGGGCCTTTTGGAGAAGTTTCTAACAACAACCCAGGAATACGAAGAATCAAAAGAGATTTTTGAAAAAAACCCGGCCTTAAAGTCCGATCAATATTGGGGATTAATTGGTACCCACCTTCCTACCGATGAAGATTTGGATGATTATGCAAAAAAAATTCTTCAGGTAGCCACCGGGCTAAAAGATATATTTCTAAAACAATTTCAAACCTTCGGAAGCAAAGACCGTGTGCCGCACTACCGGGTTTTAACGGTTGCATATTACGCCTTAATTAATCCCGAATACCACAACCTGGAACTTTCGTCAATTGCAAAATCGGTAAAGTGGTTTGAAATCGACAAACTTCCGGAACTTATTTTCGACTCAAAAGAGATTATTCACAGAGCTTTAAAAAAATTACGGGAAGAGGTACAGTATCATCCGCTGGGATTTCATTTGTTACCCGATAAATTTACCTTAACACAACTACAAACATTGTACGAAGTTATATTAGGCAAAAGTCTGGATACCCGTAATTTCAGGAAGAAAATTCAAAACATGGATTTGTTGATTGATACGAACGAAAAGCAGACTAATGTAGCACACCGGGCGGCAAAACTTTATTCGTTCGATGTTGAAATATACAATCATCTAAAAGAAGAAGGATTAAATTTTAGAATCTGA
- the ychF gene encoding redox-regulated ATPase YchF, translating into MALKCGIVGLPNVGKSTLFNCLSSAKAQSANFPFCTIEPNVGVITVPDERLTKLEELVKPQRVLPTTVEIVDIAGLVKGASKGEGLGNKFLGNIRETDAIIHVLRCFENENITHVDETINPVRDKETIDIELQLKDLETVESRIAKVEKQARTGGDPEAKRLFRILSKYKEVLLEGKSARTVEVDPSDAKTVAGLQLLTNKPILYVCNVDEPAVISGNAHVEAVKEAIKNENAEMLMIAAATEADIAELDDYEERQMFLEDLGLKESGVNKLIKTAYKLLNLETYFTAGVKEVRAWTYPKGFKAPQAAGVIHSDFEKGFIRAEVIKYNDFITLGSEQACKEAGKMAIEGKEYLVQDGDIMHFRFNV; encoded by the coding sequence ATGGCTTTAAAATGTGGAATTGTGGGTTTGCCAAATGTTGGTAAATCAACTCTTTTTAACTGTTTGTCGAGTGCGAAAGCGCAATCGGCAAATTTTCCTTTTTGTACGATTGAACCCAATGTTGGTGTAATTACCGTTCCCGATGAACGTTTAACCAAGTTGGAAGAGTTGGTTAAACCACAACGAGTATTACCAACCACTGTTGAAATTGTTGATATTGCAGGTCTGGTAAAAGGAGCCAGCAAAGGTGAAGGTTTGGGAAATAAGTTTTTGGGAAATATTCGTGAAACCGATGCAATTATTCATGTGTTGCGTTGTTTCGAAAATGAGAATATCACACATGTTGATGAAACCATTAATCCGGTTCGCGACAAAGAAACCATCGACATTGAACTACAGTTAAAAGATCTTGAAACTGTTGAAAGCCGGATTGCCAAAGTTGAAAAACAAGCACGTACCGGAGGCGACCCTGAAGCCAAACGTTTGTTCCGTATTTTATCGAAGTACAAAGAAGTGCTGCTGGAAGGTAAATCGGCACGTACGGTTGAGGTTGATCCATCGGATGCTAAAACAGTTGCCGGATTGCAGTTGCTTACAAATAAACCAATTTTATATGTTTGTAATGTAGACGAGCCTGCAGTAATTAGCGGAAACGCGCATGTTGAAGCAGTAAAAGAAGCCATAAAAAACGAAAATGCAGAAATGCTGATGATTGCTGCTGCAACTGAAGCCGACATTGCTGAGTTGGACGATTACGAAGAGCGTCAGATGTTTTTAGAGGACCTAGGTTTGAAAGAATCGGGTGTAAATAAACTGATAAAAACAGCATATAAATTACTAAATCTGGAAACCTATTTTACTGCCGGAGTGAAGGAAGTAAGAGCCTGGACTTATCCAAAAGGTTTTAAAGCGCCACAGGCTGCCGGCGTTATTCATTCCGATTTTGAAAAGGGATTTATTCGTGCTGAAGTAATAAAGTATAATGATTTTATTACACTTGGATCGGAGCAGGCATGTAAAGAAGCCGGTAAAATGGCGATCGAAGGAAAAGAATACCTGGTTCAGGATGGAGATATTATGCACTTTAGATTTAACGTGTAG
- a CDS encoding RNA polymerase sigma factor: MPDTDQNIIADLKDENKRDLAFHMLVTTYQERLYWHIRKIVMNHDDTDDVLQNTFLKVWRSIDKFREESSLYTWLYRIATNESITFLNSKKKKNMMALNDVSEYLMDNLMSDPYFSGDEIQIKLQQAIIRLPEKQRIVFNMKYFDEMKYDDMAKVLDTSVGALKASYHHAAKKVEEYLKNTD, translated from the coding sequence ATGCCGGATACCGATCAAAATATCATTGCCGATTTAAAAGATGAAAACAAGAGAGACCTTGCTTTTCATATGTTGGTAACAACCTACCAGGAACGCTTGTATTGGCATATTCGAAAAATTGTAATGAACCACGACGATACGGATGATGTGCTTCAGAATACATTTTTAAAAGTATGGCGAAGTATCGATAAATTTCGTGAAGAGTCGAGTTTGTACACCTGGTTGTATCGAATTGCAACCAACGAATCAATTACCTTTTTAAATTCGAAAAAGAAAAAGAACATGATGGCACTGAATGATGTCAGCGAATATTTAATGGATAACCTAATGTCTGATCCTTATTTTTCCGGCGACGAAATTCAGATAAAACTACAACAGGCAATCATTCGCTTACCCGAAAAACAACGTATCGTATTTAATATGAAATACTTTGACGAAATGAAATACGATGATATGGCGAAGGTGCTCGACACATCGGTTGGAGCACTTAAAGCATCCTATCATCATGCAGCTAAGAAAGTGGAAGAATATTTAAAAAATACAGATTAA
- a CDS encoding DUF1573 domain-containing protein translates to MRNILITFSFLLLFACGQKAGKETSNTDFTSEKTSIKFNEKMHDFGQLKAGEIVLYTFEFTNTGNADFKIENIHTDCGCVSTNFSKTPVKPGETGVIEVEFDTSGLVGKEYKSIEIDGNSTELKHLAIFAEVKNEILDIKY, encoded by the coding sequence ATGCGCAACATCCTTATTACATTTTCATTCCTCCTTCTATTTGCCTGCGGACAAAAAGCCGGGAAAGAAACAAGTAATACTGATTTTACAAGCGAAAAAACAAGTATTAAATTCAATGAAAAGATGCATGATTTTGGCCAGCTTAAAGCCGGCGAGATTGTGCTTTATACCTTTGAATTTACAAACACCGGAAATGCCGATTTCAAAATTGAAAACATTCATACCGATTGCGGATGTGTAAGTACCAATTTTTCCAAAACTCCGGTTAAACCCGGAGAGACCGGGGTTATTGAAGTAGAATTCGATACATCCGGACTGGTTGGAAAGGAGTACAAATCAATTGAAATTGACGGAAATAGTACAGAATTAAAACATTTAGCTATTTTTGCTGAAGTTAAAAACGAAATTTTAGATATTAAATATTAA
- the yajC gene encoding preprotein translocase subunit YajC translates to MLNSILLMMQPQEGAESNPLMSFLPLLLIIVVFYFFMIRPQMKRQKETRQFRESLKKGDKVVTTGGIYGKISEIKESIIHLEIAKDVVIKVDKNGIIKDMSDAQQK, encoded by the coding sequence ATGTTGAATAGTATTTTATTGATGATGCAACCTCAGGAAGGAGCAGAAAGCAATCCTTTAATGAGCTTTTTACCATTGTTGCTGATTATTGTAGTTTTCTACTTTTTTATGATTCGTCCTCAGATGAAACGTCAAAAAGAAACGCGTCAATTTCGCGAAAGTTTGAAAAAGGGCGACAAAGTAGTTACCACCGGTGGTATTTATGGTAAAATCTCAGAAATTAAAGAATCGATCATCCACCTTGAAATTGCAAAAGACGTTGTAATTAAAGTTGACAAAAACGGTATTATTAAAGATATGAGCGATGCTCAACAGAAATAG